TCCCGGGGCGGCGTGGCGCGAGCAGCGAGACCGGGGCGAGCGGCCGCACCGTCTGACCGATGGTGCTCACCGTGACGACCCCGGCCGCTGCCGCCACCGCGAGCAGCACCCGGCGGCGGCCCGGTCCGTCCGGCGCGCGCCGCAGCCCGGGCAGCTGGACGCCGACGTGGACCAGCAGCGCGCCGACGGCCAGCCAACCCACCCAGTAGTGGGCGGTGGTGAAGAAGAACGGCATCGGCGGGTACCAGCGGGCGACGTTGAGGACACCGCTGACCACCTGGAACAGCGCCGCCCCGGCCAGCGCCGCGACGGACAGCCGCTCGGCGGCGTGCGCCAGGCCGCGCACCGGCGGCCAGGTGAACAGCCGCGGGTAGACCGACCACAGTTTCGCGCCGAGCAGCGGCACGGTGGCCAGGCCGGTCGCCACGTGCAGGCCCTGGGTGAAGCGGTACAGCCCGGCCGGGCGCGACGGCCACCAGAACCAGCCGGGCGGGTGCTGGATCAGGTGGCTGAGCAGCCCGGTGACGAAGCAGACGCCGAACGCGATACCGAGCGCGGCGCCGAGGTGGACGGTGAGCCGGGTCGACCGCAGCGGCGACGAGAAGCGGATCAGTGCCGTTCGTCGGGTGTCAGGGATGCGAACCATCGTCCCTCCTCGGTCCAGTTCGCCACGGTGCGCAGGCCCGCCGGCCGGGCCAGCGGGTCCAGATCGTCGGCCGCCACCCGCGCCCAGGACAGCGGGGCGCCCGGCCCGTCGCCGCCGTCGTGCAGGGTGGCGACCCCCGACCAGGAGCCGGAGCCGGGCGGTTCCAGCTCGACGTGCAGCCGGCCGGTCGGGGCGAGCAGCTCGCGGCAGCGGCGCAACAGCGCGGCCGGGTCGCCGCCGATCCCGAGGTTGCCGTCGGCGAGCAGCAGGTGCTCCCAGCGGCCGTGCCCGGGCAGCGGCGCGAACACGTCCCGGCGCAGCGCCGTCGCGCCGCGCTGCCGGGCCAGCCGGACCGCCGCGGCGCTCACGTCGATGCCGAGCGCGGCCCGGCCGAGACGCAGCAGCGCGGCGGTGAGCCGGCCCGGCCCGCAGCCGATGTCCAGGGTGGCCCCGGCGCACCGGCGCAGCAGGCCGTCGTCGCCGGGCCGGCGGTCGAGGCACCACTGGGCGGCGTCGACCCGGGCCTCCCGGCCGTCGTCGCCGCGCAGGATCAGCGGGCTGCGCCGGCCGGTCGCCGCCAGGCTCAGCGCCCGGTCGTAGATGTCGAGGGCGGCCGGGCAGACGAGGGCGGGCGCCGTCACGCGACCACCCCGGCCGCCTGAGGCATCCGGGCGACCGCCTGCCGGAACCGGGCACCGGCCCGGCACTGGGCCGCGACAGCGACGGCGTCGGCCGCGGTGTCCACGTCACGCAGTTCGGGCAGCGGCGCCGGACGGACACCCCGGCCGCGCAGGGCGGCGAGGGTTCGCGCGCCGGTGTCCGGCATCGACATCGGCACCCCGGTCAGCACGGCGGCGTCGGCCGGGTCGCTCAGCCCGAGCGCCCACCACCCGCCGTCCTCGGCCGGTCCCAGCACCGCCCCGGCCCGGTCCAGCGTGGTGGCCGCGGCGACCAGCAGTTCCGCGGTGACCTGCGGGGTGTCCATGCCGATCAGCAGCGCCGGCACGCCGGGCAGGGCGGTGTCCGCGAACGCGTACGCCAGCCGTTCCCCCAGCCCGCCGCCGCGCTGGGCCATCCCGGTCCACCCCGGCGGCACCGGATGACTGCCGTCGACCACCAGCACCCGCCGCCGGGCCGGCACCCGGCCGGCCGTCTCCAGGGTGTCCGCGAGCGCGGCGGCCGCGATCGCCGCCGCCTGCTCCGGGGTGCACGGCGGGCAGAGCCGCGTCTTGACCCGGCCGGGCACCGGCGCCTTCGCCATCACCAGCAACTGGATCATCGGGCCAGCACCGCCCGCATGTCCCGCACCGCGCGCAGGGTCCCGCGCACCGTCCCGGTGACCTTGGACCGCGTCCCGGCCGCCCGCGGGTGGTACACCACGTCCACCTCACGCACCCGCCACTCGGCCCGGGCCGCGCCGAGCAGCAACTCCAGCGGATACCCGAACCGCCGGTCCCGCAGCTCCAGCCCGAGCAGCGCGTCCCGGCGCAGCGCCCGGATCGGCGCGATGTCGTGCACCGGCAGCCCGGTGTCCCGGCGGATCCGGCGGGCCAGCACGGCGTTGCCGAGCCGCGCGTGCACCGGCCAGGCCGCCACGCTCGCCGGCCGGCGACGACCGCACACCAGGTCGGCGTCGCCGGCCCGGACCGGATCGGCGAGCCGCGGCAGGTCGGCCGGATCGAACGACCCGTCCGCGTCCAGGACGCACACCACGCCGTCCGCCGGGTCCGCGGCCAGCACCCCGGCGTGCACTGCCGCGCCGTACCCCCGGTCCGGCACGTCGATCACCCGGGCCCCGAGCCGGCGGGCCACGTCGGGGGATCCGTCGGTCGAGCCGTTGTCGGCCAGGATCGCCCGGTAGCCGGGCGGCATCCGGTCCAGCAGCCACGGCAGGGCGGCGGCCTCGTTCAGGCAGGGCAGCACCACATCGGTCATGGCCGGAAAGTTAGCGCTGGTCAGTGCCGGTAAATCTTACGAAGTGGGTACGTCGGCGGCAGTTCTTACGAACCGCTGACGGATCGACCCGGAACGCTCCCCCGGCGGCGTCCCGGCCCTACGGTCGCAACCGTGACGCACATCCTCGTGACCGGCGGCGCGGGCTTCATCGGCTCGCACGTGACCGCCGCGCTGCTGGCCGCCAACCATGACGTGTCCGTGCTGGACTGTGGCCATCCGGCCGCGCACACCGGGATACCGGAGATGCCCGCCGGTGCGGTACCGCACCGGGCCGACCTGCGGGATCGCGACGCGGTACGGACCGCCCTGCGCGGCGTCGACGCGGTGGTGCACCAGGCGGCGCTGGTCGGGCTCGGCGCCGGGCCGGACGACCTGCCGGACTACGTCGGCTGCAACGACCTGGGCACCGCGGTGCTGCTCGCCGCGATGGCCGAGGCCGGCGTCCGGCGGCTGGTGCTGGCCAGCTCGATGGTGGTCTACGGCGAGGGCGCGTACGCCTGCGAGCGGCACGGCCCGGTCCGCCCGGCGCCCCGCGAGGTGGCGGACCTGGCGGCCGGCCAGTTCGAACCGGCCTGCCCCACCTGCGGCGCTCCCCTCGACGCCGGGCTGGTGACCGAGGACGCCCCGGTCGACCCGCGCAGCGTCTACGCGGCGACCAAGGTGGCCCAGGAGCATCTGGCCGCGGTGTGGGCCCGCGAGTGCGACGCCGCGGTGGCCGCGCTGCGCTACCACAACGTGTACGGGCCGGGGATGCCGCGGGACACCCCGTACAGCGGGGTGGCGGCGATCTTCCGGTCCTCGCTGGAGAACGGCCAGGCGCCTCGGGTGTTCGAGGACGGGGCCCAGCGCCGGGACTTCGTGCACGTCGCGGACGTCGCGGCGGCGAACGTGGTGGCTCTCGGGGCGCGGCCGGGGTTCCGGGCGTACAACGTCGCCTCGGGCCGGCCGACCACCGTCGGCGGGATGGCGGCCGTGCTGGCGGACGCCTTCGGGGGCCCGTCGCCGGTGGTCACCGGTCAGTTCCGGCTCGGCGACGTCCGGCACGTGGTGGCCTCACCCGCCCGGGCGGCCGCCGAGCTCGGGTTCGAGGCGGCGGTGCTGCCGGAGACCGGCCTGCGGGAGTTCGCGTGCGTGCCGCTGCGCGGCTGACCGCCCGGCCGCGGCCGGCGTGGCGGTCGTGGCCGTCGTCGCGGGCCGACCGGTGGGCCCTCGCGGCGGTGCTCGGCCTGATCACGGCGGCGGTGCTGGCCGGCGCGGCGCTCGGCTGGCTCGGCCGGCCGGTGCGCGCGCCGGCGGCCCCGCTGTTCGGGCATGTGCTGCCGCACGTGGGGCCCGGCACCCCGGCCGCGCTGCTGGTCGCCTGGGCGGTGATCCGCTGGGGGCCGGGACTGGCCGACCGGCTGCCCTGGCGGCGGCTGCTCGCCGTCGCCTGGCTGGCCGCGGTGGCCTGGACGTTCGCGCTGGCCCTGGTGGACGGCTGGCAGCGGGGCGTGGCCGGACGGCTGACCACGCCGTTCGAGTACCTGAGCGAGGTGCCCGGCGTCACCGACGTGCCGGCCATGCTGCGCGGCTTCACCGGCCGGATCCTGCTCGGCACGCCGGACAACTGGGCCGTGCACGTGGCCGGGCATCCGCCCGGCGCGCTGCTGGTCTTCGTCGGCCTGGACCGGATCGGCCTGGGCGGCGGGGCGTGGGCGGCGCTGCTCTGCGTGCTGGCCGGCTGCGCGGCGGTGGTGGCGGTAGCGGTCACCCTGCGCGCGCTCGGCGACGAGCCGGCCGCCCGGTCGGCGCTGCCGTTCCTGGTGCTGTTCCCCGGCGCGGTGTGGACCGGGGTATCGGCCGACGGGCTGTTCGCCGGGGTGGCCGCCGGGTCGCTGGCGCTGCTGGCCGTCGGACTGTCCCGGCCGTCCCGGTGGTGCCTGCTCGCCGCCGGGGCCGGGCTGGCGGCCTGTGCCTACCTCTCCTACGGGCTGGTGCTGCTGGCACTGCCCGCCGCGGCGGTGATCGTGTCCCGGGCGCGGCGGTCGCCGCTGCTGGTCTGGGCGGGACTGGGCGCCGGCACGGTGGTGGCCACCGTGACAGCGCTGGGCTTTCCCTGGTGGGACGGCTATCACCTGGTCCAGGAGCGCTATTACCAGGGATTGGCGAGCGCCCGGCCGTACGCCTACTGGGTCTGGGGGAATCTCGCGGCCCTGGCCATCTGTGCCGGACCGGTCGCCGCCGCCCTCCTGCGCCGCGCCGCGGCGACGGTCGCCGGCACCCGGACCCCGGCCGTGCTGCTCTGTCTCGCCGGCCTCGCGGCCGCCCTGGCCGCCGACCTGTCCGGACTGAGCAAGGCCGAGACCGAGCGGATCTGGCTGCCGTTCGCGATCTGGCTGCCGGCCGCCGCGACCCTGCTCCCGGCCCGCGACCGGCGCGGCTGGCTGATCCTGCAAGCGGCCACCGCACTGCTTGTCAACCACCTCGTGCTGACCTCCTGGTGACTGATCCCTTGTGGTCAGCGGCGTTACTGTGAGCCCATGTGGTTGCTACCTACCGATGGGGTACGGCAACTGACCGACGGCTGGCGGGTGGTGTTCCTGCCGAGCCTGTGGCAGGCGGCGGTCAGCAGGTTTCTCGGCTCGCTGGGATGCGCCGGCTACGCCGCCGCCGTCGCGGCCCTCGTCGTCCTGCCGGCGGTCGGCTTCCTGGTCGGCTCCGACGGGGTCTGGCGGGGCATCCGGGTGATCCTCGTGCTGGCGGCGGTGCTGGCGGCCGTCTTCCTGGTGGCGATGGTGGTCGGTGACATCCGCTCGGTGCGGCGCCTGGACCTGCGGCCGGCGGACCGGCCGGCCCGGCTGGTCCTCACCCGCGGCTGGCGCCACCAGGTGCTGCCGGTGGACGCGGTGTCCCGGGTCGTGGTCGAGGAGCGGCACAAGCTCGGCCGCCAGGTGGGGATCGCCGTCGTGCTGAGCACCACCGGCGGCCCGATCCGGTGCGAGGCGGACGAGCATGCTCCGCTGGGACGGTCGTCCGGGCAACAGCTGTCCGGATGGCTGGCCGACCTGCTCGGCCCGGCCGAGGTGCCGGTCACCACCGAGAAGGTCCACGTCCGGGCCCACCTCACCGTGGAGCACTGGTGGACGACCGAGCAGGTGGCCGCGTTCTGGGCGGTGCCCGCCGAGGAGGTGGCCGAGCTCGCCGTCCTGTGGAAGGTCGCCAATCGGATCTTCCTGCCCCGTGCGGCCATCTACCGATCGGACATGGAGGCGTGCAAGCGGCTCGTCTACCAGCCGGATGACGTCTGCGCCGTGGCCGACGCCATCCGCGACGCGCGCCCGGTCACCGAGCCGGACTGACCGGCGACTCGGCGGTGAGGTCCCGCCGCAGCCACAGGTACGCCGGGATGCCCATCAGCAGGACCAGCCACATGGTGATCAGCCGGTAGAGGACCACGATCGCGGCCGCCGCCGGGTGGCTGCAACCCGCGGCGACCAGGGCGCCGAGCATGACCACCTCGATCAGGCCGGTGCCGCCCGGGGTCAGCGGGATCTGCCGGACGATCTGGATGCCCAGGTAGATCACCGCGATCCGCCACCAGCCCAGCGTGGCGTGGCAGGCGGTGGCCGCGGCGGCCAGGCAGAACAGGTCGAGCACCCACTTGGCCATGCCGGCCACGAAGATCGACACCCAGCGGCGGGCCGGGATGGCCGCCATCTGCGCGGTGGTGCGGGCCGCCGCGGCGGCGAACCGGGCGAGCCGCGACCCCGGGGACGGGGCGAACGCCGACCGGAACCGCCAGCCCAGGTAACCGGCGACGGCCACGGCGAGGGCGATCACCGCCGGGCGCCACGGGACCGTCTCCAGGTCGGAGCTGACCAGCCAGCCGCCGGCGTACAGCAGGGCGAGGCTGAGCATCGACACGACGCCGGAGACCACGGTGACGGCCGTCGCGACCGGGGTGCTGGCGCCGTACCGTCGGAAGGTCCGGAAGGTGAAGGCGGTCGCGACCGCCGCGCCGGCCGGGACGGCCATGCTCACCGCGGCGCCGCTGACGGTCAGCGCGATCGCGCTGTCCCGGGGCAGCCGCACGTCGAGGGCGGCCAGCAGGAGCCGCTGCTGCTCGGCGAACGCCACCTGGGAGACGAACCCGGCCACCACCGCCGCGGCGGCCCAGCCGAGGTCCAGCTCGCGCCAGACGGTCAGCAACGACCCCAGGTCCGGCAGCTGATCACGCAGGGTGACCAGAATGGCGACGGTGACCACGACGCCGAGCGCGGGTCGCCACCATCGCCGCAGGACAGGTGGTATCTCCGCGCCCCGGCGCCGGGTCACGGAACGCGGAGACGACATCATCGGGACAGCATGCCAGGCTCCTGATCAGGAAACACGCCCGAGTACCGTCCAGCACATGGCGTCGGTGACGCTTGTCACCGTGTCCGGGCCCGGGCGCCACTCGACGCTGGAGACCAGGCCCGGCTCGACCAGTTCCAGCCCCTCGGCGAACCGGGCCACCTCGGCACGGCTGCGCGCCCGATACACCCCGTGCCGGCCGGTGTCGATCAGCTCCTGGGCTTTCGCCGCCACCTCGGGCGTCAGGGTGTCGAAGGTGCCGTGCACGATGAACACGTAGCTGCCCGGAGCGAGCGCGCCGATCAGCGTACGGACCGCCGCGCGCGCCCGCTCGTCGTCGTCGATCAGGTGCAGCACGCTGCTGAGCAGCACCCCGACCGGCCGCTCGAAGTCCACCACCGCGCCCGCGCTCACCAGCACCTTCTCGATGTCCAGCAGGTCGCCGTCGACGAACTCGGCGGCGCCCTGCGGGCTGCTGACGATGGTGCCGCGGTGGTGGACGCCGACCAGCGGGTCACTGTCGACGTAGACGATCCGGCAGGACGGATCGTGCTCCTGGGCGACCTCGTGCACGTTCGGCGCGTGCGGCTGCCCGGCGCCGATGTCCAGGATCTGCCGGATGCCGAGATCGGCGACCAGGTGGCGGACCGCGCGCAGCAGCACGGCGCGGCCCTCGCGGGCGGCGACGACGACGTTCGGCAGGGTGCTGACGATGGTGGCGGTCGACTCCCGCTCCGCCGCGTAGTGGTCCTTTCCGCCGAGCCACTGGTTGTAACGGCGAGAGGTGTTCAATCGACCGATATCGGCGTCTTCAGGCATGCGGTCAATGTAGTCATTCGGGGCACCCGGGAGGAGCCCCTACTTGACACCCAGCAAGGGCGTTCAGGGAGTTCTGGCTTCTCCGGCCGTGTTGTCGGTCTTCTGACGCGACGGTGCCGGGGCGTTGGTGCGCTGGGTCGGCAGCCGCTGCGACCAGTCGGGTTCGCCTGGTGCCGGGTCGCCGACGGGCAGATCGAGATGGCCGAGACGTTGCAGCAGGAGGGCCTTTGGGATCTCCCGGGTGATGTCGCCGGCCTGCCGCTGGACGGGCAGCGGGCCGACCGGCAGGGCGGCGAACGGCTCGGCGGCGACCGGCTTGCGGGCGAGCCAGGGTGTGGCGTACCAGCAGGCGATCGGCAGCACGCAGACCAGCAGGCTGGTGCACGGCCAGAGCAGCGCCGCCCCGCTCGCGTAGTGCCGGACGACCGAGACGGCGATGGCGGTGAGGAGCACGGCGCACCAGCCGAGGTGGTTGCGGAACGTGCGCAGGCCGTCCTGGCTGCTGCTGTCACCCTTGGGGGTGACCACGAACTTGGCCGGCCGGCGGGCGACGGTGCTGCACAGCTGTCCGGCGTACAGCGGCGCCGCGATGATCGACATGAGCATGCCGGTCAGGCCCCAGGAGTCCGGTGGTTCGTAGGGGCTGACGTTGTACCGGCGGTTGTGGATGTAGAGCCACAGCGAGAACGCTGTCGCGTCGGTGTAGAGCGCCAGCCAGGTCTGCGGGGCGATGGTCATGCCGGTGACGCCGAGCCCGAGGAACAGGACCGCGTTGAGGATGCCCAGCAGCCAGCCGATGGCCATCGACGGGTAGAACGTGGTGATCAGGGTGTAGTGCAGCATCGCGGCCGGGGACAGCTTGGCCAGACGGCGCCAGTACGCGCCGGACAGGATCTCGAACGTGCCGCGCGACCAGCGGCGCTGCTGGCTGAAGTAGTCGCTCCAGCTGGTCGGGCCCTCACCGGCGGAGAGCACGTCGGGGGTGTAGACGGACTTCCAGCGCCGGCCGGTCGCCGGGTTGCGGCTGGTGTGCAGGGTCAGGCCGGTGGCCATGTCCTCGGTGATCGAGTCGCTGAGGCCGCCGATGCTGCGCAGTGCCGCGATCCGGATGGCGTTGTTCGTGCCGACCAGCATGGGCGTGCCGTACCGGTTGGCGGCGCGCTGGATGACGCTGTGGAACGGGAACTGCTGCGACTCGGCGGCCCGGGTGACGAACTGTTCGCTGTTCTTGTAGCACTGCGGCCCGACGGCGTAGGCGACGTCGGGGTCACGGAAGTAGCCCAGGATCCGTTCGGCGAAGTTGGCCAGCGGCACGTGGTCCGGGTCGACCGACAGCAGCACGTCGTACCGGTCGCCGTGGGCGTCGATCCAGGAGTTGTAGTTGCCGTGCTTGGTCTTGGCCCGGAACGCCCCGGTGCTCTGGTTGTACCTCTCGATGCCACGCCGGGTGAAGTGCCGGACGCCCAGCTCGGCGCAGACCGCCTTGACCGCCGGGTCGTCGCCCTCGTCGAGCAGCCAGATGTCGAAGGTGCCCTCGTGCCGGATCCGGGTCGCCGCCCGCAGGGTCTCCCGCACCACGGCGATCGGTTCCTTGCTGGGCACGATGGTGGTCAGGAAGGCCACCCGCAGGCCGGAGTCGGGGATCACCGGGATCGGGTCGCAGGCGGCTATCGAGGCGAGCGACAACGAGATCACGTTGACCAGCCGCAGCAGCTCGACCACGGCGATGAAGAAGATGACGGCGAGGTTGGCGAGGTAGGCGGCCCGGGCGGCCGGACCGGCGTACGTGGGGCCGATGTGGTCCGGTCGCAGCAGCCAGGCGAAGAAGAACAGCTCGAAGCAGACGTTGAGCACGGCGATCAGCAGCGCCTTGGCGTGCCGCCACCGGCCGTCCACCTTGCGCTGGTTGCGGAAGCGCACCCGATACGGCTGGTCGGACGGCGGTACGGTGAGCGGTCCCGCGAGGCGGCTGAAGTGCTCCAGCCGTTCCCATGAACCGTGTGGCGGCGACTCGGGCGACGAGGACACCTGACTCCTTCCCCTCACGCGCGCCGTCCACCGTCCGCGAACGTCGGCAGGTGGAGGCGCACTGCGGCGAGCTGACCGCTGCCGGTGGATGTTCGCCGCGAGAGCGTAGGCAGCCACCGCGCCCGTCCACATCGCACAGCCGACGCATTGAAGGCTTATGTCCGTTATGGTTCACCCGTCCGAGTGTCTCCGATACGCTGGGATTCCTCCGGGTCCGGGCCTGAAGGGATTCCACGTGACAGTGAAGTACGGGCGCGGGTGGTGGCGGTGGGGCGCGGCGGGCACGGCAGCAGTCATGCTGACCGGCGGCGGCTGCGGGCACGATGACGCGACGCCGCCCCGCTCCGCGCCGGAGGCGGCGCCGTCGGTGTCCGTGACGCGCCACTCCGACAACCCGCTCGCCGGGCGGGCCCTCTTCGTCGACCCGACAGGCGACGCCGCGGCGCAGGTCGCGCAGTGGACGGCGCAGGGCCGGGCGGCGGACGCCCGTACCCTGAAGAAGATCGCCGATCAGCCGACAGCCACCTGGATCGCCGGTGGCTCGACGCCGGTGCGCACCCGGGTGGACGCGGTGGTCAGTCGCGCCGCGAGCAGTGGCCGCGTGCCGGTGCTGGTCGCCTACAACATCCCGCAACGCGACTGCGGCAGCTTCAGCGCCGGCGGCGCGACCTCCGCGGCGGCCTACCGGGACTGGATCCGGGGCTTCGCCGCCGGCATCGGCCACCGCCCGGCAGTGGTCATCGTGGAACCCGACGCCGTCGCGCACCTGGTCGACGGGTGCGCGGACGACACCACGCAGCGGGCGGCAGTGCTGCGCGACGCCATCCACGTACTGAAGGCGTCCGGATCGACAGTGGTGTACCTGGACGCCGGCAACCCCGGCTGGATCACCGACATCGACCGGCTCGCCGGGGCGCTCCGCAAATCCGGGGTGGCGCGCGCGGACGGCTTCGCGCTGAACGTGTCGAACTTCGTCGCGACCGAGGACAACGTCGCCTTCGGCAGGCGGGTCTCGGACGCGCTCGGCGGGACCCACTTCGTGATCGACACCAGCCGCAACGGCGCCGGGCCGGTGCCCGGCGCCGACGTGGACGGCGGCCCGCGCTGGTGCAACCCGCCCGGCCGGGCGCTCGGGCCGGTGCCGACCACCGACACCGGCCGGCCCCGGGTCGACGCCTTCCTGTGGATCAAGAATCCGGGTGACTCCGACGGCGCCTGCCGGCCGGGCGAGCCGCCGGCCGGCCAATGGTGGCCGGAATACGCGCTCGACCTGGCCGGCCGTTCGGCCTGACCGGCCCGGTCAGGCCACCATCACCCAGCGGGCGACCGACGGCACACCGGCCCGGTTGATCGCGAACAGCATGTACGGGCCCGGCGGCAGCAAGGTGCGCTGCGCCGGCACGGTCACCGTGATCCCGTCGGCGGCCCGGGTGAAGTTCACGCTCACCGACCGCTGGTCGACGTTGAGCATGTGTGTGGCGGCGCCCGGGCGGATGAGTCGCACCGACCTGATCTCCGACGGCGCCGACGTGCTGAACGTCGCCTTGCCCCCGTAGCCCACGGTGGCCGGGCCGCCGGTGACGGCCGGCCGGTCACCGTGGAACAGGTACGGCGGCGTGTACACCTCGATGCGCTGCTCGAACGAGCCGCTGATGGTGTTCTTCCGGTCGGCGTACAGCGGGTCGGAGCCCACTGTCAGCACCCGGCCGTCCGGCAACAGCAGCGCCGAGCTGTGATAGTTGCGGCCCACCGCCGGGGCCGCCGCCACCGACAGCGTGTTGGTGTCCGGATGGTAGATCCGGGCGATGTGGTTGTCGCTGGCGCCCCGGCCACGGTAGTCCCGCGCGCCGTTGGTGATCAGCGTGGTGTCGTCGGGCAGGCCGACCAGGTTCGGGTACCGGGTGCCCTGCGGCAGGTCCGGGCCGGGCCGGAACCGGGGCGCGGGAGCACTCAGGTCGACGATGTCGATCCGGCGGGTGGACTTGCGGGACTCCCCCACGCCGCCACCGCCGACCACCATCATGGTCTGCTTCTGCACCGGCCCGGCCCACGCCGACATGCTGGTCTCCAGCTGATCGGGCTCGCGGATGCCGGGAACCGGGCGGAAGCTGTTGTCGGTCAGGTTCCACAGGCCCGGCTGCCGGCCACGGTCCGCCGGGCCGTACCCGGAGTTCGAGCCGGTGTAGAACAGCACCCCGGGCCGGGCGGTCTGCACCAGGGTGGGATAGGTCGGGAAGTACCTGTCGAGGTCCTTGCGGACGGTCCACTTCTTCGTCGCCGGGTCGAAGATCTCGTTCTGCGAGCCGTCGACCACCTGGCCGCTGCCGTCCAGGCCGGAGACCGCGAGCACCGACCCGTCGGGCAGGCCGGTCAGCGTCGGATACCAGCGCTTCTCGTGCATGTCAGCGACCCGCTGGTAGCTCTCGGTGACCGGGTCGAACTCGTAGGTCTCCTTACGGCCCTGGTAGTCCTGCTTGTCCATGGTCATGTGCTCGGACAGGCCGTACAGATTGTGGACGTCGTCGCCGGTCAGCCCGTCGATGCGGTATTGGCCGCGCTCGGCGATCGCGTACTGCCTGCCGTCCTCGGCGGCGTCGACCCAGACGGTGGTGGCGCTCGCGGTGACGGTCACCTTGCCGGGTTTACCGGCGCGGGCCGGCCGGACCGTCTTGGTCGCCGCGGGAACGGTGAACGCGTCGCCGGCGACGTAGCGCAGGCCGTTCGCCGCGACGAAGACGGTGCCCTTCGGGAAGGAGCGGGGCCCGTCGGGCGACTCGTTCTTCACCGTCATCGTCCCACCGGCACGTTTGACGTCGGGCTTCAGCACCTCGTAGCGCAGCGTTCCGCCGGCGACCAGCAGCTTGCCGTCGGGCAGAAAGGTGTGCCCGCTGCAGAACAGGTCGGTGGGCGTCGGCACCAGGTGGGCCGCGCCGCTGGCCGGGTCGAACACCAGCGTCTTGAAC
This window of the Actinoplanes oblitus genome carries:
- a CDS encoding molybdopterin-dependent oxidoreductase, which encodes MVRIPDTRRTALIRFSSPLRSTRLTVHLGAALGIAFGVCFVTGLLSHLIQHPPGWFWWPSRPAGLYRFTQGLHVATGLATVPLLGAKLWSVYPRLFTWPPVRGLAHAAERLSVAALAGAALFQVVSGVLNVARWYPPMPFFFTTAHYWVGWLAVGALLVHVGVQLPGLRRAPDGPGRRRVLLAVAAAAGVVTVSTIGQTVRPLAPVSLLAPRRPGTGPQGLPVNRTAAGAGVRDAALDPGYRLTVAGFGRVVELSLADLAALPQHTTVLAIACVEGWSSTGTWTGVRLRDLVALLGADPAACTARVESLQAGGRYRGSDVATPHLADERTLVALRLGGEPLALDHGYPARLIAPNRPGVLQTKWLSRITVRSAR
- a CDS encoding class I SAM-dependent methyltransferase; the protein is MTAPALVCPAALDIYDRALSLAATGRRSPLILRGDDGREARVDAAQWCLDRRPGDDGLLRRCAGATLDIGCGPGRLTAALLRLGRAALGIDVSAAAVRLARQRGATALRRDVFAPLPGHGRWEHLLLADGNLGIGGDPAALLRRCRELLAPTGRLHVELEPPGSGSWSGVATLHDGGDGPGAPLSWARVAADDLDPLARPAGLRTVANWTEEGRWFASLTPDERH
- a CDS encoding TIGR04282 family arsenosugar biosynthesis glycosyltransferase, whose amino-acid sequence is MIQLLVMAKAPVPGRVKTRLCPPCTPEQAAAIAAAALADTLETAGRVPARRRVLVVDGSHPVPPGWTGMAQRGGGLGERLAYAFADTALPGVPALLIGMDTPQVTAELLVAAATTLDRAGAVLGPAEDGGWWALGLSDPADAAVLTGVPMSMPDTGARTLAALRGRGVRPAPLPELRDVDTAADAVAVAAQCRAGARFRQAVARMPQAAGVVA
- a CDS encoding glycosyltransferase family 2 protein, whose product is MTDVVLPCLNEAAALPWLLDRMPPGYRAILADNGSTDGSPDVARRLGARVIDVPDRGYGAAVHAGVLAADPADGVVCVLDADGSFDPADLPRLADPVRAGDADLVCGRRRPASVAAWPVHARLGNAVLARRIRRDTGLPVHDIAPIRALRRDALLGLELRDRRFGYPLELLLGAARAEWRVREVDVVYHPRAAGTRSKVTGTVRGTLRAVRDMRAVLAR
- a CDS encoding NAD-dependent epimerase/dehydratase family protein; this translates as MTHILVTGGAGFIGSHVTAALLAANHDVSVLDCGHPAAHTGIPEMPAGAVPHRADLRDRDAVRTALRGVDAVVHQAALVGLGAGPDDLPDYVGCNDLGTAVLLAAMAEAGVRRLVLASSMVVYGEGAYACERHGPVRPAPREVADLAAGQFEPACPTCGAPLDAGLVTEDAPVDPRSVYAATKVAQEHLAAVWARECDAAVAALRYHNVYGPGMPRDTPYSGVAAIFRSSLENGQAPRVFEDGAQRRDFVHVADVAAANVVALGARPGFRAYNVASGRPTTVGGMAAVLADAFGGPSPVVTGQFRLGDVRHVVASPARAAAELGFEAAVLPETGLREFACVPLRG
- a CDS encoding lysylphosphatidylglycerol synthase transmembrane domain-containing protein, with protein sequence MMSSPRSVTRRRGAEIPPVLRRWWRPALGVVVTVAILVTLRDQLPDLGSLLTVWRELDLGWAAAAVVAGFVSQVAFAEQQRLLLAALDVRLPRDSAIALTVSGAAVSMAVPAGAAVATAFTFRTFRRYGASTPVATAVTVVSGVVSMLSLALLYAGGWLVSSDLETVPWRPAVIALAVAVAGYLGWRFRSAFAPSPGSRLARFAAAAARTTAQMAAIPARRWVSIFVAGMAKWVLDLFCLAAAATACHATLGWWRIAVIYLGIQIVRQIPLTPGGTGLIEVVMLGALVAAGCSHPAAAAIVVLYRLITMWLVLLMGIPAYLWLRRDLTAESPVSPAR
- a CDS encoding SAM-dependent methyltransferase — encoded protein: MPEDADIGRLNTSRRYNQWLGGKDHYAAERESTATIVSTLPNVVVAAREGRAVLLRAVRHLVADLGIRQILDIGAGQPHAPNVHEVAQEHDPSCRIVYVDSDPLVGVHHRGTIVSSPQGAAEFVDGDLLDIEKVLVSAGAVVDFERPVGVLLSSVLHLIDDDERARAAVRTLIGALAPGSYVFIVHGTFDTLTPEVAAKAQELIDTGRHGVYRARSRAEVARFAEGLELVEPGLVSSVEWRPGPDTVTSVTDAMCWTVLGRVS
- a CDS encoding glycosyltransferase family 2 protein, which gives rise to MSSSPESPPHGSWERLEHFSRLAGPLTVPPSDQPYRVRFRNQRKVDGRWRHAKALLIAVLNVCFELFFFAWLLRPDHIGPTYAGPAARAAYLANLAVIFFIAVVELLRLVNVISLSLASIAACDPIPVIPDSGLRVAFLTTIVPSKEPIAVVRETLRAATRIRHEGTFDIWLLDEGDDPAVKAVCAELGVRHFTRRGIERYNQSTGAFRAKTKHGNYNSWIDAHGDRYDVLLSVDPDHVPLANFAERILGYFRDPDVAYAVGPQCYKNSEQFVTRAAESQQFPFHSVIQRAANRYGTPMLVGTNNAIRIAALRSIGGLSDSITEDMATGLTLHTSRNPATGRRWKSVYTPDVLSAGEGPTSWSDYFSQQRRWSRGTFEILSGAYWRRLAKLSPAAMLHYTLITTFYPSMAIGWLLGILNAVLFLGLGVTGMTIAPQTWLALYTDATAFSLWLYIHNRRYNVSPYEPPDSWGLTGMLMSIIAAPLYAGQLCSTVARRPAKFVVTPKGDSSSQDGLRTFRNHLGWCAVLLTAIAVSVVRHYASGAALLWPCTSLLVCVLPIACWYATPWLARKPVAAEPFAALPVGPLPVQRQAGDITREIPKALLLQRLGHLDLPVGDPAPGEPDWSQRLPTQRTNAPAPSRQKTDNTAGEARTP